Proteins encoded in a region of the Candidatus Methylacidithermus pantelleriae genome:
- a CDS encoding MBOAT family O-acyltransferase has product MPVVLAGYFLLPAVFRNGWLLFASFVFYFWGEPSRWWVLVVSTGVNYALGLALSREGNNCQRKVILWAGIAWNIGLLVSLKYLHFLITNWNSVAQRLGWVQFAEVSLPLLLGISFFSFHAISYLMDVFRGETIPQKNFACFGLYMFLFPQLVAGPIVRYRWIEGQLSERRTDWGDLGYGVARFAVGLAKKVLLADKLGWYAERVFQTPHSELTPSFAWFGLLCYSLEIYFDFSGYSDMAVGLGRLFGFTLPENFAYPYASGSITEFWRKWHMSLSAWFRDYVYIPLGGNRRGSVRTYVNLWIVFLLCGLWHGANWTFVLWGVWHGSFLVMERVGMLRFVEAWPLWLRRAYVGVVVGVGWVYFRSDDVGGCVDFLKVLFGLGRREENLVFFVHSVSPWTWVLIAIALVGCGPVLTTQGRRVFEEMSVRWGTWGELGFRMLRACGVGALLFGSAVEIVGGTFSPFIYFRF; this is encoded by the coding sequence TTGCCCGTCGTACTGGCTGGATATTTCCTCCTGCCGGCAGTTTTCCGAAATGGGTGGCTTCTTTTTGCTAGTTTCGTTTTTTACTTTTGGGGCGAACCCAGCCGGTGGTGGGTGCTTGTTGTTTCTACCGGTGTCAATTATGCGCTAGGACTTGCGCTATCGCGAGAAGGCAACAACTGCCAAAGAAAGGTCATTTTGTGGGCTGGCATTGCCTGGAATATCGGCCTGCTCGTAAGTTTGAAATATTTGCATTTTCTGATTACCAACTGGAACTCCGTAGCACAGCGGTTGGGATGGGTCCAGTTCGCGGAGGTTTCTTTGCCCCTTTTGCTGGGAATTTCGTTCTTTTCGTTTCATGCGATTTCTTACCTTATGGATGTATTCCGTGGCGAAACGATTCCCCAAAAAAATTTCGCGTGCTTTGGACTCTACATGTTTCTTTTTCCTCAGCTTGTAGCTGGTCCTATTGTGAGATACCGATGGATTGAAGGTCAGCTGAGCGAACGCCGGACTGATTGGGGAGATCTAGGATACGGCGTGGCAAGGTTTGCCGTGGGCCTGGCAAAAAAGGTTCTTCTGGCTGATAAGCTCGGGTGGTATGCGGAGCGGGTGTTTCAGACACCGCATAGCGAGTTGACCCCGTCCTTCGCCTGGTTTGGTTTGCTTTGTTACTCGTTGGAAATTTACTTCGATTTTAGTGGATACAGTGATATGGCTGTCGGGCTCGGTCGGCTCTTTGGTTTCACCCTCCCAGAGAACTTTGCCTACCCGTATGCTTCTGGTTCTATAACCGAGTTTTGGAGGAAGTGGCATATGTCCCTCTCCGCTTGGTTTAGGGATTATGTGTACATTCCTCTCGGAGGGAATCGGAGAGGAAGCGTGCGAACGTATGTGAACTTGTGGATCGTTTTTCTTTTGTGTGGCTTGTGGCATGGAGCGAACTGGACTTTTGTGTTATGGGGTGTCTGGCATGGTTCCTTTTTGGTTATGGAACGAGTGGGGATGCTCCGGTTTGTGGAAGCTTGGCCTTTGTGGCTCAGACGAGCATATGTGGGGGTGGTGGTAGGAGTCGGATGGGTCTATTTTCGTTCGGACGACGTGGGAGGCTGTGTTGACTTTTTGAAGGTACTTTTCGGGCTTGGCCGGAGGGAAGAGAATCTTGTGTTTTTCGTTCATTCGGTTTCCCCATGGACATGGGTTTTGATCGCAATAGCTCTGGTTGGGTGTGGGCCAGTTTTGACAACGCAAGGGCGGAGAGTCTTCGAGGAGATGAGCGTGCGGTGGGGTACATGGGGGGAATTGGGGTTTAGAATGCTTCGGGCCTGCGGAGTTGGAGCGCTTTTATTCGGAAGCGCAGTGGAGATTGTTGGGGGAACCTTTAGTCCGTTCATTTACTTTCGTTTCTAG
- a CDS encoding alginate O-acetyltransferase AlgX-related protein, with the protein MRELSLKLENMCLVGIFFVFVGAPSVWVLVVPKSWEVGIQENRRLEVAPGWQEMLRNPREAIVRLERFYSDHVGGRSFLVRLHLWVTRQVFPELLSNRVIVGKNGWLYYAGRGSIEDMQGRIHLEKVRLRQMLGALEVAQSHLESLGSRLYLVIAPDKHSIYPENLPEWIGTPKGESRLDQVLAEARQYPSLRLLDLRGVLRQKKGHKLLYFPADSHWTPLGAWFGYREIIHVLRCDFPLIKGLALEDLAIQEDSPVELGRDLTVLLGVGDDWPTGKAPYLRPKARLQASWKVYHVEKDGQSRLVATWSAGDKELFRQKNLALLDESLIFSSVPEASFPHLLMWRDSFGVALLPLLAESFRDAVYVHLSKGIDWKWATRYRSELILIETVEGNLIRTLEEVERATGNEGWLPGG; encoded by the coding sequence ATGCGGGAATTGAGTCTAAAACTGGAGAACATGTGTTTAGTAGGGATTTTTTTTGTGTTCGTGGGAGCCCCGAGCGTGTGGGTGCTGGTCGTGCCAAAGAGCTGGGAGGTCGGAATCCAGGAAAATCGACGGCTCGAGGTGGCCCCGGGTTGGCAAGAAATGCTGCGTAATCCGAGGGAAGCGATTGTGCGTCTAGAACGATTTTACAGCGATCATGTGGGTGGCCGGAGTTTCCTGGTGCGACTGCACTTATGGGTAACAAGACAGGTTTTTCCTGAGTTGCTAAGCAACCGGGTGATTGTTGGCAAAAATGGGTGGCTGTATTATGCGGGGCGTGGATCGATCGAAGATATGCAAGGTCGGATCCATTTGGAGAAAGTGAGGCTCAGGCAAATGCTAGGTGCTTTGGAAGTAGCTCAGAGCCATTTAGAGAGCCTCGGAAGCCGGTTATACTTGGTGATCGCTCCCGACAAGCACTCGATCTACCCAGAAAATTTGCCGGAATGGATCGGCACGCCCAAAGGAGAGTCGCGTTTGGATCAGGTCTTAGCGGAGGCACGCCAGTATCCCTCATTGCGCCTGCTCGATCTGCGAGGTGTTTTACGGCAGAAAAAGGGGCACAAACTTCTTTATTTTCCTGCGGACAGTCACTGGACGCCCTTGGGGGCTTGGTTTGGTTATCGGGAGATCATTCATGTTTTGCGGTGCGATTTTCCTCTCATCAAGGGCTTGGCGTTGGAAGACCTTGCGATTCAAGAAGATTCTCCCGTCGAGTTGGGGCGTGACCTCACGGTTCTTTTGGGAGTGGGGGACGATTGGCCTACGGGCAAAGCGCCCTATTTACGACCGAAAGCGAGGCTGCAGGCCTCCTGGAAAGTGTACCACGTAGAAAAAGATGGACAGAGCCGACTGGTAGCAACCTGGAGTGCGGGGGACAAAGAATTGTTTCGTCAGAAGAATCTTGCGTTGCTGGATGAGTCTCTCATTTTTTCTTCCGTCCCTGAAGCGAGCTTTCCACACCTTCTCATGTGGCGTGATTCGTTTGGTGTAGCTCTACTCCCTCTTTTAGCCGAAAGCTTTCGGGATGCAGTGTATGTGCATTTGTCCAAGGGAATCGATTGGAAGTGGGCAACAAGGTATCGATCGGAGCTCATTCTCATCGAGACGGTTGAGGGAAACCTTATCCGAACCTTGGAGGAAGTGGAACGGGCCACTGGAAACGAGGGGTGGCTTCCAGGAGGATAG
- a CDS encoding class I SAM-dependent methyltransferase, producing the protein MLGLSSCSDYEGKESLVALQEGRQYYQWLLEEFRGYLGKVVAEVGAGVGTFSRALLQEKIETLWALEPARNLLPSLQENLAAFPQAKILPLTLEQALPNLAEQCHTVLYVNVLEHIADHEKELLLARQALRPQGFLCLFVPALPMLYSRFDRKIGHVRRYRKRELFQLAESVGLVPTKAKYVDWIGAVLWYGGMVLAGAEPTVTMVRLYDRWIVPLTKNLEKMFSPPFGKNLLFVAQKP; encoded by the coding sequence GTGCTTGGGCTCTCGTCCTGTTCCGATTATGAGGGAAAGGAATCCCTCGTCGCTCTTCAGGAAGGCCGCCAATACTATCAATGGTTGCTTGAGGAATTTCGCGGCTATCTGGGAAAAGTCGTCGCAGAAGTTGGAGCAGGAGTAGGGACCTTCTCCCGCGCGCTTCTCCAGGAAAAAATTGAAACTCTTTGGGCCCTTGAACCGGCGCGCAACCTGCTACCCTCTCTCCAGGAGAACCTTGCTGCGTTTCCTCAAGCCAAGATCCTTCCGTTGACCTTGGAACAAGCTCTTCCAAACCTCGCAGAACAGTGCCACACAGTCTTGTACGTCAACGTGCTTGAGCACATCGCCGATCATGAAAAGGAATTATTGCTTGCCCGCCAAGCTCTGCGACCCCAAGGATTTTTGTGCCTTTTCGTTCCAGCCTTACCCATGCTCTATAGCCGATTTGACCGAAAAATTGGCCACGTTCGTCGATATCGTAAGAGGGAACTTTTTCAACTAGCCGAAAGCGTTGGCTTGGTCCCAACGAAAGCGAAATACGTCGATTGGATTGGAGCCGTCTTATGGTACGGCGGAATGGTGCTCGCGGGAGCCGAGCCAACGGTAACGATGGTTCGCCTATACGACCGCTGGATAGTTCCTTTGACCAAAAATCTCGAAAAAATGTTCTCTCCGCCGTTTGGAAAGAATCTTCTCTTCGTAGCCCAAAAGCCATAG